From the Candidatus Angelobacter sp. genome, one window contains:
- the hemN gene encoding oxygen-independent coproporphyrinogen III oxidase: protein MSALKVDLDLVRKYNVPGPRYTSYPPATRFTDEVSVGQLLEKICANNETERDLSLYFHLPFCQSLCWFCGCTTVITTDQRASATYLNYLKRELGIMGRLLNPKRKVVQLHLGGGTPTFLAPEEIRALGRMIHSQFDVSPDAEAGVEIDPRRVTRGHLDALRDAGFNRASLGVQDHNPLVQKAVHRIQPFAQTKMVVDWIRDTGFRSLNVDLIYGLPHQTPESFEKTLNETLQLRPDRLAVFSYAHVPWIKPAQKILADKILPPAETKLQLLKLTIERLTSEGYVYIGMDHFARADDELAVAQRQKTLQRNFQGYSTRGGADVYAFGMSSISQADGVYWQNLKELPAYYAALDARKAPLAKGCILTDEDKVRRQTIMRLMCDLSLNYAEMSEMLGKDFTTYFAGELDSLADLESDHLIRKDAAGITVTDSGRLFIRNIAMRFDACAPTQNGNCFSKTI, encoded by the coding sequence ATGAGCGCGCTCAAGGTTGATCTGGATCTCGTCCGGAAATACAACGTGCCCGGCCCGCGTTACACGTCGTATCCGCCGGCCACGCGGTTCACCGATGAGGTTTCCGTCGGACAGCTGTTGGAAAAAATTTGCGCAAACAATGAAACGGAGCGTGATCTGTCGCTCTACTTTCACCTCCCCTTCTGCCAGTCGCTCTGCTGGTTTTGCGGCTGCACGACGGTGATCACGACCGATCAACGCGCCAGCGCCACCTACCTGAATTACCTCAAGCGCGAACTGGGCATCATGGGGCGGCTGTTGAACCCAAAGCGAAAAGTCGTACAGCTTCACCTGGGCGGCGGCACTCCCACTTTTCTGGCGCCGGAGGAAATCCGCGCGCTGGGCCGGATGATTCACTCGCAGTTTGATGTGTCCCCCGATGCCGAGGCCGGAGTCGAAATCGATCCGCGCCGAGTGACGCGGGGCCATCTGGACGCGCTTCGCGATGCCGGCTTCAATCGAGCCTCCTTGGGTGTGCAGGACCACAATCCGCTTGTCCAGAAGGCTGTGCACCGCATTCAGCCGTTCGCTCAGACAAAGATGGTAGTCGATTGGATCCGCGACACCGGATTCAGATCCTTGAACGTCGATCTCATTTACGGCCTGCCCCATCAAACGCCGGAGTCGTTCGAAAAAACCCTGAATGAAACCCTCCAGCTGCGGCCCGACCGGCTTGCTGTCTTCAGCTACGCGCACGTGCCCTGGATCAAGCCCGCGCAAAAGATTCTGGCGGATAAAATCCTCCCGCCGGCGGAAACCAAGCTCCAACTGCTCAAGCTCACGATCGAAAGGTTGACTTCCGAAGGCTACGTGTACATCGGGATGGATCATTTCGCCCGCGCGGACGACGAGCTTGCGGTGGCACAACGGCAGAAGACGTTGCAACGAAATTTCCAGGGCTACAGCACACGCGGCGGCGCGGACGTTTACGCGTTCGGCATGTCGTCCATCTCGCAGGCCGACGGCGTTTACTGGCAAAACCTCAAGGAACTCCCCGCCTACTACGCCGCGCTTGATGCGCGCAAGGCCCCGCTTGCAAAAGGCTGCATCCTCACCGACGAAGACAAGGTCCGCCGCCAGACCATCATGCGCCTGATGTGCGACTTGAGCCTGAACTACGCGGAAATGTCCGAAATGCTCGGAAAGGATTTCACCACATACTTTGCAGGCGAACTGGACTCGCTGGCCGACCTCGAATCAGACCACCTCATCAGGAAGGATGCCGCGGGGATCACGGTCACTGACTCCGGCCGTTTGTTCATCCGCAACATTGCCATGCGGTTTGATGCTTGCGCGCCGACGCAAAACGGAAATTGCTTTTCGAAAACAATATGA